The following coding sequences are from one Musa acuminata AAA Group cultivar baxijiao chromosome BXJ2-4, Cavendish_Baxijiao_AAA, whole genome shotgun sequence window:
- the LOC135610060 gene encoding abscisic acid receptor PYL8-like isoform X2: MSGGCWPMEEEYVRRHHRQEARDDQCSSTLVKHIKAPVHLVWSLVRRFDQPHKYKPFISRCVVQGDLAIGSVREVNVKSGLPVTTSTERLEVLDDQEHVLSVKIVGGDHRLRCGLTITGFQLQSLLGLQNYSSIITAHPEVMDGRPGTLVIESFVVDVPDGNTKDETCYFVEALIKCNLKSLADVSERLAVQNAQRMER; encoded by the exons ATGAGCGGCGGATGCTGGCCGATGGAGGAGGAGTACGTGAGGAGGCACCACAGGCAGGAGGCCAGGGACGACCAGTGCAGCTCCACTCTCGTCAAGCACATCAAGGCCCCTGTCCATCTC GTTTGGTCATTGGTGAGGCGATTCGACCAGCCACACAAATACAAGCCCTTCATCAGCAGATGCGTGGTGCAGGGCGATCTGGCGATCGGCAGCGTTCGAGAAGTTAACGTCAAATCGGGGCTGCCGGTCACAACCAGCACGGAGAGATTGGAAGTCCTCGACGACCAAGAGCACGTCCTCAGCGTCAAGATCGTCGGCGGTGATCACAGACTAAGG TGTGGACTCACCATCACAGGCTTCCAACTCCAATCTTTGCTTGGGTTGCAGAACTACTCCTCCATCATAACCGCGCATCCTGAGGTCATGGACGGGAGGCCAGGGACGCTGGTCATCGAATCCTTTGTGGTCGATGTGCCCGACGGCAACACCAAGGATGAGACGTGCTACTTCGTGGAGGCATTGATCAAATGCAACCTCAAATCTTTAGCTGATGTGTCGGAGCGATTGGCAGTGCAGAACGCGCAACGCATGGAGCGATGA
- the LOC135610060 gene encoding abscisic acid receptor PYL8-like isoform X3: MSGGCWPMEEEYVRRHHRQEARDDQCSSTLVKHIKAPVHLVWSLVRRFDQPHKYKPFISRCVVQGDLAIGSVREVNVKSGLPVTTSTERLEVLDDQEHVLSVKIVGGDHRLRNYSSIITAHPEVMDGRPGTLVIESFVVDVPDGNTKDETCYFVEALIKCNLKSLADVSERLAVQNAQRMER; the protein is encoded by the exons ATGAGCGGCGGATGCTGGCCGATGGAGGAGGAGTACGTGAGGAGGCACCACAGGCAGGAGGCCAGGGACGACCAGTGCAGCTCCACTCTCGTCAAGCACATCAAGGCCCCTGTCCATCTC GTTTGGTCATTGGTGAGGCGATTCGACCAGCCACACAAATACAAGCCCTTCATCAGCAGATGCGTGGTGCAGGGCGATCTGGCGATCGGCAGCGTTCGAGAAGTTAACGTCAAATCGGGGCTGCCGGTCACAACCAGCACGGAGAGATTGGAAGTCCTCGACGACCAAGAGCACGTCCTCAGCGTCAAGATCGTCGGCGGTGATCACAGACTAAGG AACTACTCCTCCATCATAACCGCGCATCCTGAGGTCATGGACGGGAGGCCAGGGACGCTGGTCATCGAATCCTTTGTGGTCGATGTGCCCGACGGCAACACCAAGGATGAGACGTGCTACTTCGTGGAGGCATTGATCAAATGCAACCTCAAATCTTTAGCTGATGTGTCGGAGCGATTGGCAGTGCAGAACGCGCAACGCATGGAGCGATGA
- the LOC135610060 gene encoding abscisic acid receptor PYL3-like isoform X1 has translation MSGGCWPMEEEYVRRHHRQEARDDQCSSTLVKHIKAPVHLVWSLVRRFDQPHKYKPFISRCVVQGDLAIGSVREVNVKSGLPVTTSTERLEVLDDQEHVLSVKIVGGDHRLRDLSTGASLVQGQNKDNIYEWPSTSQITFPTAHSSIAAPVDCGLTITGFQLQSLLGLQNYSSIITAHPEVMDGRPGTLVIESFVVDVPDGNTKDETCYFVEALIKCNLKSLADVSERLAVQNAQRMER, from the exons ATGAGCGGCGGATGCTGGCCGATGGAGGAGGAGTACGTGAGGAGGCACCACAGGCAGGAGGCCAGGGACGACCAGTGCAGCTCCACTCTCGTCAAGCACATCAAGGCCCCTGTCCATCTC GTTTGGTCATTGGTGAGGCGATTCGACCAGCCACACAAATACAAGCCCTTCATCAGCAGATGCGTGGTGCAGGGCGATCTGGCGATCGGCAGCGTTCGAGAAGTTAACGTCAAATCGGGGCTGCCGGTCACAACCAGCACGGAGAGATTGGAAGTCCTCGACGACCAAGAGCACGTCCTCAGCGTCAAGATCGTCGGCGGTGATCACAGACTAAGG gatttgagcacgggggcatccttggtccagggccagaacaaagacaacatttatgagtggccatccacttcacaaattacctttcctactgctcactcctcaatcgcagctccggttgat TGTGGACTCACCATCACAGGCTTCCAACTCCAATCTTTGCTTGGGTTGCAGAACTACTCCTCCATCATAACCGCGCATCCTGAGGTCATGGACGGGAGGCCAGGGACGCTGGTCATCGAATCCTTTGTGGTCGATGTGCCCGACGGCAACACCAAGGATGAGACGTGCTACTTCGTGGAGGCATTGATCAAATGCAACCTCAAATCTTTAGCTGATGTGTCGGAGCGATTGGCAGTGCAGAACGCGCAACGCATGGAGCGATGA